Proteins found in one Triticum aestivum cultivar Chinese Spring chromosome 4D, IWGSC CS RefSeq v2.1, whole genome shotgun sequence genomic segment:
- the LOC123097401 gene encoding uncharacterized protein, giving the protein MAEDWCIPDVDLWQNTGPEWLLHLLNKCEEHVRLPMLMTMWRCWHVRNEITHHKPAPPIEVSKRFLSSYIDTILCLQQHPKADMSKGKMVVSKFQQRQEKLRPARAASTRPPERWHKPPPGWTKLNVDGAYIQADGTGGSGMILRDEHGVVIFASCRFLRTCSSALEAEIEAIREGIALTLEWCTLPFILESDCSTAIDMIKSSYMNRSPAAMTVGVIKNLLVEGGREHVLMHVSRNQNNVSHVLG; this is encoded by the coding sequence ATGGCGGAAGACTGGTGCATCCCGGACGTGGATCTATGGCAGAACACTGGTCCAGAATGGCTCCTTCACCTACTGAACAAGTGCGAGGAGCACGTCCGGCTTCCCATGCTCATGACAATGTGGAGGTGCTGGCACGTCAGAAACGAAATCACGCACCACAAGCCGGCTCCCCCAATTGAAGTATCCAAGAGATTTTTATCAAGCTACATCGACACTATCTTGTGCCTCCAGCAACATCCCAAGGCCGACATGTCAAAGGGCAAGATGGTAGTCTCCAAGTTTCAGCAACGCCAGGAGAAGCTCAGACCAGCAAGGGCGGCCAGTACCAGACCTCCAGAGCGATGGCACAAGCCTCCACCAGGCTGGACTAAGTTAAACGTTGATGGTGCATATATTCAGGCGGATGGAACAGGTGGCTCGGGCATGATCTTGCGCGACGAACATGGCGTCGTCATTTTTGCTTCTTGCAGATTCTTGAGGACGTGTTCAAGTGCACTGGAGGCGGAGATCGAAGCTATACGTGAAGGGATTGCATTGACTCTGGAGTGGTGTACGCTACCTTTCATACTTGAATCTGACTGCTCCACGGCGATTGATATGATCAAAAGTTCATATATGAACAGATCTCCAGCGGCGATGACAGTGGGTGTAATAAAAAACTTGTTAGTGGAGGGAGGTAGAGAGCATGTGTTAATGCATGTGAGTAGAAACCAAAATAATGTCAGCCATGTTCTTGGGTAG